In a single window of the Methanofollis ethanolicus genome:
- a CDS encoding HAD family hydrolase, protein MQTSSGPRNREVKALLFDMDNTLWDFVTAKQAACHAVVDFLKVGDGEDLYQYFRRPGVGFEDPGNILDYIRDINAPAASFPRCCTVYEKTKLAAISPYEGAAETLSSLSDAGIPLAIVTDAHSSQAKRRLEKARLSEYFSCIVTPDISGQRKPDPASFLYALRALPANAAEAMVVGDSIRREIEPAQGLGMKTAYALYGDRSDGPAPLCRPDFVLHDIRDIIGILGI, encoded by the coding sequence ATGCAGACATCTTCTGGCCCTCGGAATAGAGAGGTAAAGGCCCTCCTCTTCGACATGGACAACACGCTCTGGGACTTCGTCACCGCAAAGCAGGCGGCATGCCATGCCGTCGTGGACTTTCTCAAAGTGGGCGACGGCGAAGATCTCTACCAGTACTTCCGGAGGCCGGGGGTCGGTTTCGAGGACCCGGGAAACATCCTCGACTATATCAGGGACATCAACGCCCCTGCCGCGTCATTTCCTCGGTGCTGCACCGTCTACGAGAAGACGAAACTCGCCGCCATCTCTCCGTACGAGGGGGCGGCCGAGACCCTTTCCTCTCTTTCTGACGCGGGTATTCCCCTTGCAATCGTCACCGACGCCCACTCCTCCCAGGCAAAGAGGAGGCTTGAGAAGGCCAGGCTCAGCGAGTACTTCTCCTGTATCGTCACCCCCGATATCTCGGGGCAGAGAAAGCCAGACCCTGCGTCCTTCCTCTACGCCCTCAGGGCCCTCCCTGCCAACGCCGCGGAGGCGATGGTCGTCGGCGACAGCATCAGGCGCGAGATCGAACCGGCGCAGGGTCTCGGCATGAAGACGGCCTACGCCCTGTACGGCGACAGGAGCGACGGCCCGGCCCCCCTCTGCAGGCCGGACTTCGTTCTCCACGACATCAGGGACATCATCGGGATCCTGGGGATCTGA
- a CDS encoding PIN domain-containing protein: protein MPGASEVVEGRELVVLANLFADGFTLSYPVYGTDLLSARPAGDGYAITVLCRYEDFFDGAEQFGEHAQEMPLFTDFEECLLASGITAYENLDEFVTRADLYRGLRKDVYYGIDTNLLYHRFVTVTGALQPEETILVDVVRQEIEYVMNHKYSARLIGELIAGAPEKEWIIAEFENRRKKKSRKAAYRAMAEYRALRDRAILLESGQKATHATRENDQFIVRALRRFEEERFSLPVLLTADAAMADLCDADGLEYFLFRVPYHARPRTVSPEALLGFIADLAVTFGVVEMEGTCIFSEYGGKGNNADAFKLTFIDEHLHTEFALDVDACRHLLALGIER, encoded by the coding sequence ATGCCGGGCGCCAGCGAGGTGGTCGAGGGCAGGGAACTGGTCGTCCTTGCAAACCTCTTTGCCGACGGCTTCACCCTCTCGTATCCGGTCTACGGGACCGACCTGCTCTCCGCCCGTCCTGCCGGTGACGGGTATGCGATCACAGTCCTCTGCCGGTACGAGGACTTTTTCGACGGTGCCGAACAATTCGGGGAGCACGCGCAGGAGATGCCCCTCTTCACCGACTTCGAGGAATGCCTCCTTGCGAGCGGGATCACCGCCTACGAGAACCTCGACGAGTTCGTGACGCGGGCCGACCTGTACAGGGGCCTCCGGAAGGACGTGTACTACGGCATCGACACCAACCTCCTGTACCACCGGTTCGTCACCGTCACTGGCGCCCTCCAACCCGAAGAGACGATATTAGTCGACGTGGTCAGGCAGGAGATCGAGTACGTCATGAACCACAAGTACTCGGCCCGCCTGATCGGCGAACTCATTGCAGGCGCCCCGGAAAAAGAATGGATCATCGCGGAGTTCGAGAACAGGCGGAAGAAGAAGTCGAGAAAAGCGGCATACCGTGCGATGGCCGAGTACAGGGCGCTCCGCGACCGCGCCATCCTCCTCGAATCGGGCCAGAAGGCCACCCATGCCACGCGGGAGAACGACCAGTTCATCGTCAGGGCGCTCAGGCGGTTCGAGGAGGAGCGCTTCAGCCTCCCCGTCCTCCTCACCGCCGACGCCGCGATGGCCGACCTCTGCGACGCCGACGGTCTCGAGTACTTCCTCTTCAGGGTGCCGTACCATGCACGGCCGCGGACGGTCTCCCCGGAAGCGCTCCTCGGTTTCATCGCCGACCTTGCCGTGACCTTCGGGGTCGTGGAGATGGAGGGGACCTGCATCTTCAGCGAGTACGGCGGCAAGGGCAACAACGCCGATGCCTTCAAACTAACATTCATAGATGAGCATCTGCATACAGAGTTTGCACTGGACGTGGACGCATGCAGACATCTTCTGGCCCTCGGAATAGAGAGGTAA
- a CDS encoding iron ABC transporter substrate-binding protein, whose product MISINNSIIVAAFFVAMIAVAGCTGSSSTVQETPAVTPAPSAENALTDGFGRTVTVPSPPESVVCSGSGCLRYLVYLQSQDLTIGVDSIEKKDQEIEGRPYALAYGSQFKGLPLIGEFRGKDDPEKILAISPQLVFKTGSTGTAYGTSAAEADKLQEKTGIPVVAFPYGSLRNDAEKAEMYGGLRTMGQVIGKQDRAEEVITYIDATIADLERRTGDIPEAEQKTVYIGGVSSAGAHGIISTEPAYPPFLWVHAKNVASGMGTAHVDVAKEALVDWDPEYIFVDVGTIQMDSDGAIGELKTDASLQGLSASKGGKVYGVLPYNFYNTNYETVLADAYFIGKTLYPDRFADVDPVQKADEIYTFFIGKSNFGDLNGQYRDLGFAQISV is encoded by the coding sequence ATGATAAGTATTAATAATAGTATTATTGTGGCGGCATTCTTTGTCGCCATGATCGCCGTGGCCGGATGCACGGGAAGTTCATCAACCGTCCAGGAGACTCCTGCGGTCACCCCCGCGCCGTCCGCCGAGAACGCCCTCACCGACGGCTTCGGCCGCACCGTCACCGTCCCGTCTCCGCCCGAGAGCGTCGTCTGTTCCGGGTCGGGATGTCTCCGCTACCTCGTGTACCTGCAGAGTCAGGACCTGACCATCGGTGTCGACAGCATCGAGAAGAAAGATCAGGAGATCGAAGGGCGCCCCTATGCCCTTGCCTATGGGTCGCAGTTCAAGGGTCTCCCCCTGATCGGCGAGTTCAGGGGCAAGGACGACCCGGAGAAGATCCTTGCGATCTCCCCGCAACTCGTCTTCAAGACCGGTTCAACCGGCACGGCGTACGGGACGAGCGCCGCCGAGGCCGACAAACTACAGGAGAAGACGGGCATCCCGGTCGTGGCGTTCCCGTACGGCTCCCTGCGGAACGACGCCGAGAAGGCCGAGATGTACGGCGGTCTCCGGACTATGGGCCAGGTAATCGGGAAGCAGGACCGTGCCGAAGAGGTGATCACCTATATCGATGCAACGATCGCCGACCTTGAGCGCCGGACAGGCGACATCCCTGAAGCCGAACAGAAGACCGTCTATATCGGCGGGGTCTCGTCGGCAGGCGCCCACGGCATCATCTCCACCGAACCGGCCTACCCGCCGTTCCTCTGGGTGCACGCAAAGAACGTCGCCTCGGGCATGGGCACGGCCCACGTCGATGTGGCGAAAGAGGCACTCGTCGACTGGGACCCCGAGTATATCTTCGTCGACGTCGGCACCATCCAGATGGACAGTGACGGGGCGATTGGTGAGTTGAAGACCGACGCCTCACTGCAGGGCCTCTCCGCATCGAAGGGCGGTAAAGTCTACGGCGTCCTCCCGTACAACTTCTACAACACGAACTACGAGACCGTGCTTGCCGACGCGTACTTCATCGGCAAGACGTTGTATCCCGACCGTTTCGCCGACGTCGATCCGGTCCAGAAGGCGGACGAGATCTACACCTTCTTCATCGGCAAATCGAACTTTGGCGACCTGAACGGCCAGTACAGGGACCTCGGCTTCGCGCAGATTTCGGTGTGA
- a CDS encoding FecCD family ABC transporter permease: MHFADGTIPMDYMGYVRRKYLWILGGIALLFLLLILSISVGAVSIPPYDVFLSLVNGIIDRINALLHPGVSTGVPGNWDLIIWNIRLPQALAAIVAGAGLSVAGVAMQSILRNPLGSPITLGITHAGAFGAAFSVIVLGTGQMQSTVASAVTLNNPYLTTIVAFAFCLLATIVILLISRIRGASPEVMILTGVALSSLFTAGTMFLQYFADDTQLAAVVFWTFGDVGRITWQELWVMAFVVVAACVFFIANRWNYNSIDAGDETARGLGVNVERVRNVGMVVATLVSAVIVSFLGVIGFVGLVCPHMVRRIIGDDQRYLIPGSCVMGGILLLASDTVARLIIAPYVLPVAVLTAFMGAPVFIYLLLRGYRR, from the coding sequence GTGCACTTTGCAGACGGGACCATCCCCATGGATTACATGGGGTACGTGCGGCGCAAGTACCTCTGGATTCTGGGGGGTATTGCCCTCCTTTTTCTCCTCCTGATCCTATCCATCTCTGTCGGTGCGGTCAGCATCCCCCCGTACGACGTCTTTCTCTCCCTCGTGAACGGCATCATCGACCGGATCAATGCACTGCTTCACCCCGGCGTATCCACGGGCGTGCCCGGCAACTGGGACCTGATCATCTGGAACATCCGCCTCCCGCAGGCACTCGCCGCGATCGTCGCCGGTGCCGGCCTCTCAGTGGCAGGGGTCGCGATGCAGTCGATCCTCAGGAACCCGCTCGGTTCGCCGATCACCCTCGGCATCACGCATGCCGGCGCCTTCGGGGCGGCCTTCTCGGTCATCGTCCTCGGCACCGGGCAGATGCAGTCGACGGTCGCCAGTGCCGTCACCCTCAACAACCCCTACCTGACGACGATAGTGGCATTCGCGTTCTGCCTCCTTGCCACCATCGTGATCCTCCTCATCTCCCGGATACGCGGGGCGTCTCCCGAGGTGATGATCCTCACCGGCGTCGCCCTCTCCTCCCTCTTCACGGCCGGGACGATGTTCCTCCAGTACTTCGCCGACGACACACAGCTCGCCGCCGTCGTCTTCTGGACCTTCGGCGACGTCGGCCGGATCACCTGGCAGGAACTCTGGGTCATGGCCTTCGTCGTCGTGGCAGCCTGCGTCTTCTTTATCGCGAACCGCTGGAACTACAACTCCATCGATGCCGGCGACGAGACCGCACGAGGGCTCGGCGTCAATGTCGAGAGGGTGCGGAATGTCGGAATGGTCGTCGCGACGCTCGTCTCCGCTGTGATCGTCTCGTTCCTCGGGGTGATCGGCTTTGTGGGGCTGGTCTGCCCGCACATGGTCAGAAGGATCATCGGCGACGACCAGCGTTACCTGATCCCGGGGTCGTGCGTGATGGGCGGCATCCTCCTCCTCGCCTCCGACACCGTCGCCAGACTTATCATAGCGCCGTATGTCCTTCCTGTTGCCGTCCTGACGGCGTTCATGGGTGCGCCGGTCTTCATCTATCTGCTCCTGCGGGGGTATCGGCGATGA
- a CDS encoding ABC transporter ATP-binding protein, with translation MILSVEELCFLYKNREVLSTIAFSIDAGEVVAILGPNGVGKTTLLKCLNRILRPKGGVVNLDGEDLCRLDQMDIARRVGYVPQRVETGRLTAFDAVLLGRRPHIGWDVTEHDLRIVDAIFHRLSMDRLRLSYIDEMSGGELQKIAIARALVQEPKILLLDEPTSSLDLKNQVEILSIIVQVVRQHDIAAVMTMHDLNQALRYADRFIFLKDGRIYVHGDREVVTADVIEEVYGLPVIIGEIAGVQCVIPDGGADVPEIHVPVMKQEKSRAEI, from the coding sequence ATGATCCTCTCGGTCGAAGAACTCTGTTTCCTCTACAAGAACCGGGAGGTGCTCAGCACGATCGCCTTCTCGATCGATGCCGGCGAGGTCGTTGCGATCCTCGGTCCGAACGGTGTCGGGAAGACAACCCTCCTGAAGTGTCTCAACCGTATCCTCCGCCCGAAAGGGGGCGTCGTCAACCTCGACGGCGAAGACCTCTGCCGCCTCGACCAGATGGATATCGCCAGAAGAGTAGGGTATGTCCCCCAGAGAGTGGAGACCGGGCGGTTGACCGCGTTCGACGCGGTCCTCCTCGGCCGGCGCCCTCATATCGGGTGGGACGTCACCGAGCATGACCTCAGGATCGTCGATGCCATCTTCCACCGCCTCTCGATGGACCGCCTCCGCCTCTCCTATATCGACGAGATGAGCGGCGGCGAACTCCAGAAGATCGCGATCGCGCGGGCCCTCGTGCAGGAACCGAAGATCCTCCTCCTCGACGAACCGACGAGCAGTCTGGACCTCAAGAACCAGGTGGAGATCCTCTCCATCATCGTGCAGGTCGTCCGCCAGCACGACATTGCGGCGGTGATGACGATGCACGACCTCAACCAGGCGCTCAGGTACGCGGACCGCTTTATCTTCCTGAAAGACGGGCGGATCTACGTCCACGGCGACCGCGAAGTCGTCACGGCCGACGTGATCGAGGAGGTCTACGGGCTGCCCGTGATCATCGGCGAGATCGCCGGCGTCCAGTGCGTCATCCCTGACGGAGGAGCGGATGTCCCGGAGATACACGTCCCGGTTATGAAACAGGAGAAAAGTCGGGCAGAGATATGA
- a CDS encoding YbjQ family protein yields the protein MIITTNESIPGHEFEVLGLVVGNTVQAKNIGRDILSGLKGMVGGEITAYTEMLSEARKIALERMQKEAEKLGADAVIALRFSTAETMPGAAELMAYGTAVKLR from the coding sequence ATGATCATTACGACCAATGAATCCATCCCCGGCCACGAATTCGAAGTGCTCGGTCTCGTCGTGGGCAACACTGTACAGGCAAAGAATATCGGGCGCGACATCCTGAGCGGTTTGAAGGGCATGGTCGGTGGGGAGATCACGGCCTACACCGAGATGCTCTCCGAGGCACGGAAGATCGCACTGGAGAGGATGCAGAAAGAGGCCGAAAAGCTCGGTGCCGACGCCGTCATCGCCCTCAGGTTCTCGACCGCGGAGACAATGCCCGGCGCCGCCGAACTTATGGCCTATGGGACTGCAGTCAAACTGCGGTAA
- a CDS encoding MBL fold metallo-hydrolase, with protein sequence MIIERIVSDGLAHNSYLIGAGGEAAVIDPRRDTGVYLDLAEQHGLAITHIFETHRNEDYCVGSLELAEKTGAQVLHGAQMDFTYGVPVRDGDEFSVGPLRLRVLETPGHTDESISLVLTDTRVSRDPFLVFTGDALFAGDVGRTDFFPDRLGEMAGKLHDSLWKKILPLGDGVIVCPAHGAGSVCGGGIADRPLTTIGYEKRTNPALDMDRDTFIRFKVAERHYYPPYFAVMERYNRAGPPPIPARTPRPFSPDEVAGAAAKGALVVDIRGPSAFAAGHIPGSLSIWQRGISSFLGYYADYTHPIIFVDEFDCGVTDAVVQARRIGYDLISGYCAGGMTAWARSGRLIGRCGTCTVHEVDATRYILDVRDIDVRKKTGHIPGSAHIYAGQIEGHIDEVPRDRDVYVICDSGFKASLAVSILLRHGYTRLTTVLGGMTAWMNAGLPLEKEVAPLMGAA encoded by the coding sequence ATGATCATCGAAAGAATCGTCTCGGATGGACTGGCGCACAACTCCTATCTGATCGGGGCAGGGGGCGAGGCGGCCGTCATCGACCCGCGGCGCGACACCGGCGTCTACCTGGACCTCGCCGAACAGCACGGCCTTGCGATCACGCACATCTTCGAGACTCACAGAAACGAGGACTACTGTGTCGGGTCTCTCGAACTGGCAGAGAAGACCGGGGCGCAGGTCCTGCACGGTGCGCAGATGGACTTCACATACGGCGTCCCCGTCCGTGACGGCGACGAGTTCTCCGTCGGCCCTCTCCGCCTCCGCGTCCTGGAGACGCCCGGCCACACGGACGAGAGCATATCGCTCGTGCTGACCGACACGAGGGTCTCCCGCGACCCCTTCCTCGTTTTCACCGGCGACGCCCTCTTTGCCGGCGACGTCGGCAGGACCGACTTTTTCCCTGACCGCCTGGGCGAGATGGCCGGGAAACTCCACGACTCTCTCTGGAAAAAGATCCTTCCCCTTGGCGACGGCGTCATCGTCTGCCCGGCCCATGGGGCGGGGTCTGTATGCGGCGGAGGGATAGCCGACAGGCCCCTCACGACGATCGGGTACGAAAAGAGGACGAACCCCGCCCTCGATATGGACCGGGACACCTTCATCCGCTTCAAGGTTGCAGAGCGCCACTATTATCCGCCGTACTTTGCCGTGATGGAACGGTACAACCGGGCAGGCCCTCCCCCGATTCCTGCCAGGACGCCCCGCCCCTTCTCGCCCGACGAGGTCGCCGGTGCGGCCGCGAAGGGCGCCCTGGTCGTCGACATCAGGGGACCATCGGCCTTTGCAGCCGGCCACATCCCGGGCAGCCTGAGCATCTGGCAGAGGGGCATCTCCTCCTTCCTTGGCTACTATGCCGACTACACGCACCCGATCATCTTTGTCGACGAGTTCGACTGCGGCGTCACGGATGCGGTGGTGCAGGCCCGGCGTATTGGCTATGACCTGATCTCTGGATATTGTGCCGGCGGGATGACGGCATGGGCGAGGAGCGGCCGACTCATCGGGAGGTGCGGCACCTGCACCGTCCATGAGGTCGATGCAACTCGGTACATCCTCGACGTCAGGGATATCGACGTCAGAAAGAAGACCGGCCATATCCCGGGATCGGCCCACATCTATGCCGGCCAGATCGAGGGACACATCGACGAGGTGCCGCGGGATCGGGACGTCTATGTCATCTGCGACAGCGGTTTCAAGGCAAGCCTCGCCGTTTCCATCCTGCTCAGACACGGCTACACGCGGCTGACAACCGTTCTCGGCGGGATGACGGCATGGATGAATGCCGGCCTGCCGCTGGAAAAAGAGGTGGCCCCCCTTATGGGGGCAGCATAA
- a CDS encoding fasciclin domain-containing protein, translating to MNTIYGGIACVVLVVAVMICGCTGQQPGVTPTPTPLTTVPTTETTVPVMGNETITATETTATETTAATTETAAVNTTGSAAEKDIIETATEAGTFTTLLTAIETAGLTETLKEDGPFTVFAPPDEAFAGIPAGTLDAVFSNETELTRVLTYHVVPGTYTAADLAGTDNLTTLSGANLTVSTDGGVKVDGATVVTADIQAKNGVIHVIDTVMLPP from the coding sequence GTGAACACGATCTATGGGGGGATAGCATGTGTCGTGCTCGTCGTTGCCGTCATGATCTGCGGATGTACCGGACAGCAGCCGGGAGTCACGCCGACGCCGACGCCGCTGACGACTGTACCGACAACGGAAACGACAGTCCCTGTTATGGGGAATGAAACGATAACGGCAACGGAAACCACAGCAACAGAAACGACTGCGGCGACAACGGAGACGGCGGCCGTCAATACGACCGGATCGGCCGCGGAGAAGGACATCATCGAAACGGCGACAGAAGCAGGGACATTTACCACGCTGCTGACGGCGATCGAAACCGCAGGCCTTACCGAAACCCTGAAGGAGGACGGACCGTTCACCGTATTCGCTCCGCCTGACGAGGCCTTCGCCGGAATCCCGGCAGGGACGCTCGACGCCGTGTTCTCGAACGAGACTGAACTCACCCGGGTGCTGACCTACCACGTGGTGCCGGGCACCTACACCGCCGCCGATCTCGCCGGAACCGATAACCTGACGACCCTGTCAGGCGCAAACCTCACCGTCTCCACAGACGGGGGGGTGAAAGTGGACGGCGCCACCGTCGTGACCGCCGACATCCAGGCGAAAAACGGTGTCATCCATGTCATCGACACCGTTATGCTGCCCCCATAA
- a CDS encoding thioredoxin domain-containing protein: protein MAEERAHLKANRLVREKSPYLLQHAYNPVDWYPWGEEAFERAKQENKPIFLSIGYSTCHWCHVMARESFEDPEVARLMNETFVSIKVDREERPDIDAVYMQACLALTGQGGWPLSIIMTPEKLPFFAATYIPKMSRFDMTGMLDLVPKVRDLWTERREEVRSSAEEVAVALKTALQESSGGEKPGMALVHRAFRNLEREYDRDHGGFGHAPKFPSPHVLIFLIRYWQATGEKMALETAVKTLTEVRRGGVFDQIGFGVHRYATDDAWALPHFEKMLYDQAMLVLACTEAFEATRNPACRRTADEVITYVLRDLAAPDGAFYTAEDAESEGAEGRFYLWTAPEVREVAGSDDGDLFAAAYALGERAPARVPQVGMNVPHRAGTTAEIARHAGITEEECAGRLEKVRKELLSARAGRIRPHRDEKILLDWNALMVAALVRAGRVFGEERYTGAALRALAFLRAHLRDADGRLFHSYSGGETAIPAMLDDHAFLLWALNEVYQTTSDSTVLKEACEVADRMIAGFADTAGGGFFFAHESGEELLFRQKDAYDGAMPSGNAVALLNLLVLSRMTGESRYEEAVAEGFSAFSGRAAKNTSASIGYLAALLSAVTPSYEVVIAGEREDMVTGAMLDVVRGFYIPNLTLVLRDDENAGVLAVIAPHTARLTPIRGGTTAYLCRERLCEQPVQDAAALKELLSVDSHAGKYYMAYAQGMR, encoded by the coding sequence ATGGCCGAGGAGAGAGCGCACCTGAAAGCAAACAGACTGGTCCGGGAGAAAAGTCCGTACCTGCTGCAGCACGCCTACAACCCGGTGGACTGGTATCCCTGGGGAGAGGAGGCGTTCGAGAGGGCGAAGCAGGAGAATAAACCGATATTTCTCTCGATAGGCTATTCCACCTGTCACTGGTGCCATGTGATGGCCCGTGAGTCCTTCGAAGACCCCGAGGTCGCCAGACTGATGAACGAGACCTTCGTCTCCATCAAGGTGGACAGGGAGGAGAGACCAGACATCGACGCCGTGTACATGCAGGCATGCCTCGCCCTCACCGGACAGGGGGGCTGGCCCCTCTCCATCATCATGACCCCCGAAAAACTCCCCTTCTTTGCGGCAACCTATATCCCGAAGATGTCACGCTTCGACATGACCGGGATGCTCGACCTCGTCCCGAAGGTCAGGGACCTCTGGACAGAACGGAGGGAGGAGGTCAGGTCTTCTGCCGAAGAGGTCGCCGTCGCCCTGAAGACCGCGCTGCAGGAGAGTTCCGGCGGGGAAAAACCCGGCATGGCACTCGTCCACCGCGCCTTCAGGAACCTGGAGCGGGAGTACGACCGGGACCACGGCGGTTTTGGCCATGCCCCGAAGTTTCCCTCCCCTCATGTCCTCATCTTCCTCATCAGGTACTGGCAGGCGACAGGGGAGAAGATGGCCCTTGAAACGGCGGTAAAGACCCTGACTGAGGTCCGCAGGGGGGGTGTCTTCGACCAGATCGGTTTCGGTGTCCACCGCTATGCCACCGACGATGCATGGGCGCTCCCGCATTTCGAGAAGATGCTCTACGACCAGGCGATGCTGGTCCTTGCCTGCACGGAGGCCTTCGAGGCGACGCGCAACCCGGCGTGCCGGCGGACGGCAGACGAGGTCATCACCTATGTGCTCCGCGACCTTGCCGCGCCCGACGGTGCATTCTATACGGCCGAGGACGCAGAGAGCGAGGGTGCCGAGGGGAGGTTCTATCTCTGGACGGCACCTGAGGTGCGCGAGGTTGCAGGGTCGGACGACGGCGACCTCTTTGCCGCGGCCTATGCTCTCGGTGAGAGAGCTCCGGCCCGGGTGCCGCAGGTCGGGATGAATGTCCCGCACAGGGCAGGGACGACCGCAGAGATCGCGCGGCACGCCGGCATCACGGAGGAGGAGTGTGCCGGGCGACTTGAAAAGGTGCGAAAGGAACTTTTATCGGCGCGGGCCGGGCGGATACGGCCGCACAGGGACGAAAAGATCCTCCTCGACTGGAATGCCCTGATGGTCGCCGCCCTTGTCCGGGCCGGGAGGGTCTTTGGAGAGGAGAGGTACACCGGCGCCGCCCTGCGTGCCCTGGCATTTCTCCGGGCGCACCTCCGCGACGCGGACGGGCGACTCTTCCACAGTTACAGCGGCGGCGAGACGGCCATTCCTGCCATGCTCGACGATCACGCCTTCCTGCTCTGGGCCCTGAACGAGGTCTACCAGACGACATCCGACTCCACAGTCCTGAAGGAGGCCTGCGAAGTCGCCGACAGGATGATCGCCGGGTTCGCCGACACCGCAGGGGGAGGATTTTTCTTCGCACATGAAAGCGGCGAGGAACTCCTCTTCAGGCAGAAAGACGCGTACGACGGGGCGATGCCGTCGGGCAACGCGGTGGCGCTCCTGAACCTCCTTGTCCTCTCGCGGATGACCGGGGAGAGCAGGTACGAAGAGGCCGTGGCCGAAGGCTTCAGCGCGTTCTCGGGCAGAGCCGCAAAAAACACGTCCGCGTCGATAGGGTACCTGGCGGCGCTTCTCTCTGCGGTCACGCCTTCCTACGAGGTCGTCATCGCCGGAGAACGAGAGGATATGGTGACAGGGGCGATGCTCGACGTCGTGCGCGGATTCTACATCCCGAACCTCACCCTCGTCCTCAGGGACGATGAGAACGCCGGCGTGCTTGCCGTTATCGCCCCTCATACTGCCCGTCTCACACCTATCAGGGGAGGCACGACCGCGTATCTCTGCCGGGAGCGGCTCTGTGAACAACCGGTGCAGGACGCCGCTGCCCTGAAAGAACTGCTCAGCGTGGACAGTCACGCGGGAAAATATTATATGGCATATGCCCAGGGTATGCGTTGA
- a CDS encoding NCS2 family permease: MTENVLERYFRLKEHGTTVRQEVVGGLVTFMTMAYIIVVNPAILEAAGMPFGPAMVATILSAIFGTAIMGIYANRPFAIAPYMGENAFVAYTVVGVLGYSWQTALGAVFISGVLLTLLTLTKWRSVMTEAVPNNLKISFAVGIGFFITFIGLVNSGIVVLGTEDAPVHVGALNTAPVALAVFGVLLIAILMIRKVKGAILFGILATAVIAFLTGIAAPPEAIYSMPPDVSAVFLQLDIFGALTWGFFAVILTMFTMDFLDTMGTLIGASAKAGFLDENGNLPEIEKPFLADSLATVFGAVAGTTTTGTFVESAAGIEAGGRTGLTALVVAALFGLGLFFSPLFGAIPAAATGPALIIVGLLMMAPIKGLDFQDYAESIPAFAVIVLMSFTYNLGVGLCAGFVLFPLFKIVQGKMEDVKPAAWMLFVLCLLFFIFYPY, encoded by the coding sequence ATGACAGAAAATGTGTTGGAACGCTATTTCAGGCTCAAAGAGCATGGAACAACTGTACGCCAGGAGGTCGTCGGCGGCCTCGTCACCTTCATGACGATGGCGTACATCATCGTGGTGAACCCGGCCATTCTCGAAGCCGCCGGCATGCCCTTCGGCCCTGCGATGGTCGCCACGATCCTCTCGGCCATCTTCGGCACCGCGATCATGGGCATCTATGCGAACCGTCCCTTTGCGATCGCCCCCTATATGGGCGAGAACGCCTTTGTCGCTTACACCGTCGTCGGCGTCCTCGGTTACTCCTGGCAGACCGCCCTCGGCGCCGTCTTCATCTCGGGCGTGCTCCTGACCCTGCTCACCCTGACGAAGTGGCGGTCGGTCATGACCGAAGCCGTCCCCAATAACCTCAAGATCAGTTTTGCCGTCGGCATCGGCTTTTTCATCACCTTCATCGGCCTCGTGAACTCCGGGATCGTCGTCCTCGGCACCGAGGATGCGCCCGTCCATGTCGGTGCGCTCAACACCGCGCCCGTCGCCCTTGCGGTCTTCGGCGTCCTCCTGATCGCCATCCTCATGATCCGGAAGGTAAAGGGCGCCATCCTCTTCGGCATCCTGGCAACCGCCGTCATCGCCTTCCTCACCGGCATCGCCGCGCCCCCCGAGGCCATCTACAGCATGCCGCCCGACGTCTCGGCGGTCTTCCTCCAACTCGACATCTTCGGCGCCCTGACCTGGGGATTCTTTGCGGTCATCCTCACGATGTTCACGATGGACTTCCTGGACACGATGGGGACGCTCATCGGCGCCTCGGCAAAGGCCGGTTTCCTTGACGAGAACGGGAACCTCCCGGAGATCGAGAAGCCCTTCCTTGCCGACTCACTGGCGACAGTCTTTGGCGCCGTCGCCGGCACGACCACGACCGGCACCTTCGTCGAGTCCGCGGCCGGTATCGAGGCGGGCGGCAGGACCGGCCTGACCGCCCTTGTGGTGGCGGCCCTCTTCGGTCTCGGCCTCTTCTTCTCTCCGCTTTTCGGGGCGATCCCCGCGGCGGCGACAGGGCCGGCACTCATCATCGTCGGCCTCCTGATGATGGCGCCGATCAAGGGCCTGGACTTCCAGGACTATGCTGAGAGCATCCCGGCCTTTGCGGTCATCGTCCTGATGAGTTTCACCTACAACCTGGGGGTCGGGCTCTGTGCGGGTTTTGTCCTCTTCCCGCTCTTCAAAATCGTTCAGGGAAAAATGGAGGACGTCAAGCCCGCGGCATGGATGCTCTTCGTCCTCTGTCTGCTTTTCTTTATCTTCTACCCCTACTAA